AAAAGGAGAGCTTTGAAGTCTTGATGCCTGTTGCGGGTGTAGCGGCAGATTACCCGGCAGTGTTCATCCGGGCTCCGTATATTATGGAAGTGGGAGAGAACGGTCAAGTCTTGGCCAAGCATGAAGACAAGATTGTTGTCGCCCGAAGCGGTCATTATTTGGCAGCAGCCTTTCACCCAGAATTGACCGAAGATACAAGACTGCACAAATACTTCCTCGACATGGTCAAGGAATACAGAAGCTAGCTGTCATACCGGAAGATCGGCCGTAAAAAGGTGCCGATCTTCTTTTTTCTGTACAGATCAGGATGGGCTGCTCTTTACATACGTATAGAACCTGTAGTACAGTTAACAATAATAGTATTCATGAATGAGAATGCGATGATGAGAACAAGTACTTCACAAGAGCCAGGCCTAGAGAGTCGGTGGTAGGTGCAAACCGATCCGGTTATGTGAGGGAATCCATCTCGGAGTGGCAAAGGAACAACAACTTTGCCCGGAACCGTCCCGTTATGACGGAAGAGTGGGCATATGCATGAAGGATTGCTGCATATGTCAACGAGGGTGGCAACGCGGGTATACAACACTCGTCCCTTACCAGGGGACGGGTGTTTTTTGTTTTTTTTTCAATACGATTCGGAGGGATTTACACATGTTGGACGTAAAAGTATTACGCCAGGATTTAGAAGAAGTAAAACGCCGTTTGGCTCACCGCAATGAAGATATTTCTGCGTTGGATCAATTCGTAGAAGTAGATGAAAAGCGTCGCGAAGTCATCCAAGAGGCAGAAGCGCTGAAAAATAAGCGTAACACGGTATCCGAGCAAGTAGCTGTCATGAAACGCAATAAGGAAAATGCAGACCATCTGATCGCTGAAATGAAAGAAGTAAATGAGCGCATCAAGGCTTTGGATGAAGAGCTGCGCCAACTGGATGAACAGCTGGAGTTCATTTTGCTGAGCCTGCCAAACCTTCCGCATGAAAGCACGCCGATCGGTACGACTGAAGACGATAACGTGATCGCCTGGACATGGGGAGAGCCACGTGCGTTTGACTTCGAGATTAAGCCTCACTGGGAGCTGGCTAGCCAAGCAGGCATCCTCGATTTTGAAACCGCGGCAAAAGTAACAGGAAGCCGTTTTGTTTTCTATAAAGGCTTGGGCGCACGTCTGGAGCGCGCACTAATGAACTTCATGATGGATTTGCACTCGAATGAACATGGCTATGAAGAAGTGATCCCACCGTATATCGTCAACCGTACGAGCATGACGGGAACGGGGCAATTGCCTAAGTTTGAAGAGGATGCATTCAAAATCGAGGGACCAGATTACTTCCTGATTCCAACAGCAGAGGTGCCCGTCACCAACATGCATCGTGATGAGATCATGGATGGAGCGGATCTCCCTCGATACTACACTGCTTTCAGCGCATGTTTCCGTTCGGAAGCGGGCTCTGCTGGCCGTGATACGCGTGGGTTGATTCGTCAGCATCAATTCAACAAAGTTGAGCTGGTGAAATTCGTGAAACCAGAAGAGTCTTATGACGAACTCGACAAACTGGTGAAAAACGCTGAAAAGGTGCTTCAACTGCTTGGATTGCCATACCGTGTCCTGAGCATGTGCACAGGCGATCTTGGTTTTACGGCTGCGAAGAAATTCGACCTAGAAGTTTGGATTCCAAGCGGCGGCACATACCGTGAAATCTCGTCTTGCTCGAACTTTGAAGATTTCCAAGCACGCCGTGCCAATATCCGTTTCCGTCGCGATACGAAATCAAAGCCAGAATTTGTGCATACATTGAATGGTTCCGGTTTGGCGATTGGACGTACAGTAGCAGCAATCTTGGAAAACTACCAAGAGGCAGACGGAACAATCGTAATTCCAGAAGCTCTTCGTCCGTACATGGGCGGAGTAGATAAGATCGCACCGAAGTAATAAGCGAGAGATTTGGAAAACAGCTCTTGATCCATAACGGGTCAAGGGCTGTTTTATATTGTGTACTAATACAGATATATTTTTTAAAAAACGTGTTGCACTGTACTAATCTCTGTTATATAATAAAAACAAATTTTAAGAAAATTGTTTTAATACAGAAATGGAGGAATGGAGAATGGACTGCTATCGGTGTGAAGGTAACGGAGAACAAAATTGCCCAAGATGTGGAGGCGTTGGTCGTGATGCCAACGGAGCGGCTTGCCACAATTGCTTGGGAGACGGTCATGTATGCTGCAGCCATTGCAGTGGCAGCGGGTATCAGGAGTAAGGACATTTTTTTTGCTATCGCTGTTATATAATAAAAAACATTTTATCGATCTGTACCATAATAACTTTCAAGTGAGGGAGGAGGAGCTGTTTTGACTACTGTACCAACGAATCCATATCCGCTGGAGGTGCAGATTTCCGGTGAGATGCACCCTGGTTATCAAGATATCCTGACACCAGAAGCGATTCAATTCGTGATGAAGCTGGAGCAAAGGTTTGGCGACAGACGCCAACAATTGTTGGCGAAGCGCGTGGAGCGCCAATTGCAGATTGATGCAGGTCAACTACCCGATTTTTTAGAGGAAACAGCGGACATTCGCAAAGGAGATTGGACTGTTGCTCCATTGCCCAAAGATTTGCAGGACAGACGGGTGGAGATTACAGGACCTTCGGGTGACCGGAAAATGGTCATCAATGCACTGAACTCGGGTGCTCGGCTTTTCATGGCTGACTTTGAGGACGCGAACTCACCGACCTGGGAGAACACCATCCAAGGCCAAATCAACATGAAGGATGCGGTACGCCGCAATATCTCTTACATCAGTCCGGAGGGCAAATCATACACCCTCAATGAAAAAACAGCGGTTTTGATCGTGCGTCCTCGTGGCTGGCATCTTGAAGAAAAGCACATCCTCCTCGATCAAAAACCGATCTCCGGCAGCCTGCTTGACTTCGGACTTTATTTTTACCACAACGTAGATGCTCTTGTCGCGAATCAAACAGCACCGTATTTCTACTTACCGAAACTGGAGAGCCATTTGGAAGCTCGACTCTGGAACGACGTCTTCCTTTTCGCGCAGGATGAATTGAATATTCCACGCGGCACGATTCGCGCGACAGTATTGATCGAAACGATTCTCGCGGCTTTTGAGATGGATGAGATTTTGTATGAGCTTCGCGAGCATAGTGCAGGACTGAATTGCGGACGTTGGGATTACATTTTCAGCTATATCAAAAAGCTGCGGAATCAGCCTGATGTGATTACACCGGATCGTGCCCAAGTAACCATGACCGTTCCGTTCATGAAAGCTTACACAACGCTAGCCGTGAAGACTTGCCATAAACGGATGGCACCCTGCATCGGCGGAATGGCTGCACAAATTCCGGTGAAAAATGACCCGGTACAAAACGCAGAAGCCATTGCCAAAGTGCGCGCTGACAAAGAGCGGGAAGCGTACGATGGACATGATGGGACTTGGGTTGCTCACCCGGGGCTAGTGCCGGTAGCTATGGAAGTGTTCGATCGCCTGATGAGAGAGCCGAACCAAATTTGGTACAAACGTGAAGACGTAGACGTATCTGCTAGTCAACTGCTGGCAGTCCCAGAGGGCACGATTACAGAAGCGGGTGTCCGTACGAACATAAGCGTAGGTTTGCAGTACATCGAGGCTTGGTTGCGAGGCTCTGGGGCTGTGCCGATCAACAATCTGATGGAGGATGCGGCTACAGCAGAAATTTCGCGGGCACAAGTCTGGCAATGGATGCGTCATCGTCACGGAGTCTTGCAGGATGGTAGAAAGGTGACGGAAGGCTTGGTGAAGCAGTGGCTGAGTGAGGAGCTGCAAGCGATCAAGCAAGCAATTGGCCAGGAGAGATACGACAAAAGCAAGTATCCGACTGCTGGAGATCTGTTCTTGCAATTGGTAACGACAGAAGATTTTGAAGACTTCCTAACGGTACCGGGTTATCGCTATTTGTAAAAATAAAAATGAGTGGGGGAAATGAAAATGAAAAAAGTAAACAAACAGGAAGCGATTCAACAGGTGGAGCAAAGCTGGCAGGGTGAGCGTTTTAAAGGAATTACACGTCCGTATACAGCAGAAGATGTCGTTCGTCTGCGCGGTTCCGTACAAATCGAACATACACTGGCTCGTCTGGGAGCAGAGCGTCTATGGAATCTGTTGCATACCGAGCACCATATTAAAGCGTTGGGGGCTTTGACCGGGAATCAAGCGATTCAGCAGGTAAAGGCAGGATTAAAAGCGATTTATTTGAGTGGCTGGCAGGTAGCGGCCGATGCTAATCTGTCTGGTCAGATGTATCCTGATCAAAGCCTCTACCCGGCAAACAGTGTTCCTCAAGTCGTAAAAAGAATTAATCAGGCATTGCAACGCGCTGACCAGATCGATCAATCAGAAGGTGGTACCGATACGAATTGGTTTGCTCCGATCGTGGCAGACGCAGAAGCGGGCTTTGGTGGGCCATTGAACGTCTTTGAATTGATGAAGGGCATGATTGAAGCGGGCGCAGCAGGTGTGCATTTTGAAGACCAGCTGGCTTCCGAGAAAAAATGCGGCCATATGGGCGGAAAGGTACTGATTCCAACGCAGGCGGCTGTACGTAATCTGATTTCCGCTCGATTTGCGGCAGATGTGATGGGAGTCCCAACAATTATCGTGGCACGTACCGATGCCAATGGCGCTTTCCTGATCACCAGCGACATCGACGAGCAGGATAAACCATTCCTGACGGGTGAACGAACAGCAGAAGGGTTCTTCCGTCTACGCGGCGGATTGGATGCAGCGATTGCCCGTGGCCTTGCGTACGCTCCTTATGCAGATTTGATCTGGTGCGAGACTTCTGAGCCGAATTTGGAGGAAGCACGCCGTTTTGCCGAAGCGATCCATGCCAAATACCCGGGCAAGCTGTTAGCGTACAATTGCTCTCCTTCTTTCAACTGGAAAAAGAAGCTGGATGAACAGACTATCGCTCGCTTCCAGGAAGAGATCGGCGAGATGGGCTACAAGTTCCAATTTGTCACGCTCGCTGGCTTCCACTCCCTGAATTACAGCATGTTTGAATTGGCGCGCGGCTATCGTGACCGCGGAATGGCTGCCTATTCTGAATTGCAGCAGGCTGAGTTTGCTAGCGAAGTACATGGCTATACCGCCACTCGTCATCAGCGTGAAGTGGGTACCGGGTATTTCGATGAGGTTGCGCAGGTCATCTCTGGCGGCAATTCCTCTACGACTGCACTCAGCGGATCGACGGAAGAGGAGCAATTCGCGCATAATTAAACAGGAAAAACGAAGGACTAGGTGGTTCTCTGGTATTCAGAGGACCACTTTTTGCGTTCACTTCTATTTTTCATAGAGTCTTAATAGCTTTTTAACAACGCATTTATATCAGTTTCATTTTGATTGTTTACGATTGGGTTAGAAAAAAGCAAGAGATCAAACACAAATAAAAACGAAAAGGGGCCTTAAAGATGAGAGGGAACCAGTTAAGCTGGAAACGAACCGTTGTTGTCATGACTTCCGTTTTTCTGCTTGCGGGATGTGCCACCGAGACGAAATCAGGCACTTCTCTGGATACGTCGCAATTGACCCTGGATCAAATCGTGGAAAAAGCGAAGCAGGAGGGAGAAGTCAACTCCGTGGGAATGCCGGACACGTGGGCAAACTGGGGGGAGACCTGGAGCAATCTTGCAAAGGAATATGGCTTGAAGCATACGGACACCGACATGTCGAGCGCAGAAGAATTGGCTAAGTTTGAAGCGGAAAAAGAAGACGCCACAGCAGACATCGGTGACGTAGGCATCGCTTTTGGACCGTTAGCCAAGCAAAAAGGGCTGACGCTGCCTTACAAAACCTCTTACTGGAACGACATTCCCGACTGGGCAAAAGATGATGAAGGACATTGGCTGCTGGGCTATACGGGAACACTGGCTTTTATCACTGACAAGACAAAGGTGCAAAATCCTCCCAAGTCCTGGGCAGATTTGAAAAACGGAAGCTACAAGGTCGCGATTGGCGATGTCATGAAAGCGAATCAGGCGCAATTTGCCGTTCTGGCCGCCGCCTATGCAAATGGGGGAGATGAGAAAAATATTCAGCCCGGCATTGACTTTTTCGCTGAGCTGGCAAAGAACAAGCGGCTCAGTACGAGCGATCCGAGTCTTGCCAATCTAGAAAAGGGTGAGGTCGAAGTTGCTATCTTGTGGGATTTCAACGCGCTCGGGTATCGGGACAAAATCGACAAAAACCGCTTTGATGTCCTCATCCCGGAAGAAGCATCAGTCAGCAGCGGATACGCTACGGTTATCAACAAGTACACCAAGCACCCACACGCTGCCATGCTGGCTCGTGAATACATTCTCTCCGACGCTGGACAGTCCAATTTGGCTCGCGGCTATGCACGACCGATTCGCGCTAACGCCAAGCTGGATGAATCCGCTAAAGCCATGCTGCTCCCGGATGACATGTATAAAAACGCACGTCCTGTGGGCGATTTGACTGCTTGGGAAGAGACGGCTAAAAAGTTGCCGCAGTTATGGCAGGAGAAGGTGTTAATCCATGTGCGCTAGCAAGCTCGCGATGATTGTGCTCGACGGATTGAGATTTGACACAGCCGTCACGCACATGGGGTACCTGCATCACCTGGTTGAGTACGGCATTGCGGCCCGCTTTCAGGTGCGATCGGAACTACCCAGTCTCTCTCGTCCTTTGTACGAGGTTCTTTTAACGGGAACACCTGTTTGGAAGAACGGCATTTCCAGCAATCAGACGGTTCGGCTTTCGCACCAGGAGAGTCTCTTTCACCTGACGCAGAAAAACGGACTGTCCAACGCTGCTGCGGCTTATTGCTGGGTAAGTGAGCTTTATAACAAGGCTCCGTTCAATCCGTTTTACGACCGAATCCAATTGAATACCGACAAGCCGATACAAAACGGGATGTTCTACTGGGAAGATCACTATCCGGATACACACCTATTTGCTGACGCCAACTTTTTGTTGAATGGATACAATCCGGATTTTCTTTACGTCCACTCCATGAATATCGATGATGACGGACATAAGCATACGGCCGATTCCGCGCGATATCGAAATCGCGTTCTGGCGGCAGATTCGATACTGGCTAATGTGCTTCCTGCGTGGATCGATGCGGGTTATCAAATCATTGTAACAGCCGATCACGGGATGACAGCCGATGGAAATCATGGTGGCACTTCTAGCGCTGACCGGGACGTCCCCTTGTTTGTCATCAGCGACCTGATATCTCCCGGTATTCGCGAGGAGGAAATTCCGCAATTGCAGGTGGCTCCGCTTGCCTGCCATTTGCTCGGCATCTCCCCCTCGAAAGAGATGCAGCCATTGAACGTAGGAGGGCTGAGTAAGACGTCTCCCTAAGGGGGCGTCTTTTCCTCTAAGAAAGGAGTTTTTGCGATGAAACGATTTGTCAGTATGCTTTGGGTCACGACGATTCCGTTCTTTGCAATGATCGCCCTGTTTCTCCTCGTCCCATTGCTTTCTATGATTGGAGGGAGCTTTCAGGCCGAGGGGGGCGGAGGTTTTACCGTTAGTCATTATCGTGAGATTTTTTCAAATTCGTATTACTTGCAAGCTTTTGAGAACAGCGTGCTCATCTCGTTCCTGTCTGCTCTCATTGGAATCGTCGTTGCTGTTTTCGCCACCTATGCGATTACCCGTTTCCCGCAATCTCTGCAACAGCGAGTGCTTGTTATTACCAATCTAACCTCCAATTTTGCAGGAATTCCGCTCGCATTTGCCTTCATTGTCCTGTTGGGAAACAGTGGATTGTTTGTTTTGCTCGCGAAGCAACTGGGGATTGATTTTGGTGAGTCCTTTACTCTGTATTCGTGGAGCGGCTTGACGCTTGTTTATATTTATTTTCAACTGCCCCTGGCGGTAATGCTTTTGTATCCCCTGTACAATGCCATTCAAAAACAATGGATGGAAGCGGCCGAGCTGCTTGGGGCAAGTCCATGGAAGTTTTGGCTGAGAATCGGTTTTCCGGTACTGCTTCCAGGCATCGTCGGCACATTCAGCATTCTGTTTGCCAATGCAATGGGTGCCTATGCTTCTGCCTATGCGCTCACTGGGAGCAACTACAATCTGGTACCCATTCGGATTGGCGCGCTTGTCTCTGGCGACATTTTTGCCAGACCCGAGCTGGGTAGCGCACTCGCTGTACTGCTCGGCCTTACGCTTGCAGGAGCCTTACTCGTGAACGAGTGGCTGACGCGGAAGATTCGGAGGGATTTGTCTTGAAGCGGATCAGTTTGCCATCCTTGTCGTTTGCGTTGGTCATGTTGTATTTGTTTTTGCCAGTAGCGGCTACCATCCTTTACTCACTGGCAACCGAGTGGAACAGTACGATTTTGCCGGAAGGACTCACAGGAAAATGGTTCGCAGAGCTGTATTCTGATCCTCGATTCTTGCAAGCATTCGGGCGTTCTTTTCTGCTCAGCTTTCTGACGACAGTCGTTGCCGTTATCATTATTGTTCCTGCTGTATTCTCCATTATCGTCTACGCTCCCCGGATGGAGAGGCTGGTTCAGATTTTGGTGATGCTGACCTATGCTGTTCCGGGTGTTATTATGGCCGTCGGATTGATCCGTACTTATTCAGGAAACGGAATTCCAATGGTCATCATCACCGCCGGGGCGTATTTGGTCGGTTTGCTTCCGTATCTTTATCAGGGAACGCGCAATAGTCTGCTTGCGATGCAGGCACGTTCGTTGATGGAGGCAGCCGAGCTATTGGGTGCGAGCCACTGGCAGGCGTTCGTACGGATTATCGTTCCGAATATCATGTCTGGAATTTTCGTGTCCTCGCTCTTGTCGTTCTCCATTTTGTTTGGTGAATTCGTTCTGATTAACATCCTGGTGGGAGGAAGATACGAAACTCTGCAGATGTATCTGTACGCCAAGCTATCGTCAAGCGGACATGTCGCCAGCGCGATTACTGTCACTTATTTTGTCCTGATGGCTATCATCACTGGCCTGGTTGTAAAATTCACGCGCCGAAGCTTCGCACGCAAGGAGGTCCCCTAATGAGCTACGTCAAAATCGAACACTTGTCCAAAACCTTTCACGGTCAACACGTGTTGCAGCAACTCGATCTTGCGATTGAAAAAGGCGAGCTAGTCACTTTACTTGGCCCTAGCGGGTGTGGAAAAAGTACGCTATTACGCATCCTCAGTGGTTTGACGGCTCGGGATACAGGCATGATCTACATCGACGGCAAAGACGTGACGGACGTGTCGCCGAAAAATAGGCAAATCGGCATGGTGTTCCAATCGTACGCACTCTTTCCCAATCTTACGGTCAGTCAAAACATTGCCTTCGGTCTGGAAATGAACAAAATCTCGAAAACGGAGATTCGGTTGCGTGTCCAAGAAATGATTGAGCTGGTGGGATTGGTGGGAAAGGAGCAGGCTTACCCGCGTGAATTGTCTGGCGGCCAGCAGCAGCGTGTGGCACTCGCCCGTTCTCTCGTTACCCGGCCAAAAGTGCTTCTGCTGGATGAGCCGCTTAGTGCACTCGATGCCCAGATTCGCAAAAATTTGCAAAAGCAGCTACGCACCATCCAACGTGAGTTAAACATGACGACTGTGCTGGTTACTCATGATCAGGAAGAAGCCATGGCTGTCAGTGACCGTATCTACATCATGAATGGTGGACGAATCGTTCAGCACGGCAGTCCCCAAGAGATTTACACGCAACCTCGCTCTGAATTTGTTGCTCGCTTCATCGGCAATTACAACGTGCTGACTGCCGAGCAGCTTAACCGAATCGCGCCTAATCTGTCTCATCCAGCAGTTGAACGATTCGCAATCCGTCCTGAGACGTTTCGCGAACAGCGGTTGGCTGGGGAGGACATCTGTTTGACCGGGAATATCGCTCAGGTAACCATGCTCGGCAACATTACCCGTTACGAGCTGAACATGCGGGATGTTCCTGTACTGGTGGACACACTTCACCTGTCCTTCGAGCAGGAGCAGATCGGCACAACAAAAACATTGTATGTAAGTCCCAAGGATGTGATTCCGCTTTATGACACTATTGCCTGAAGAACGACAGCAAGTGATTCTGGACGAATTAAACCGCCACGGTAAAATTCAGGTGATGAGTCTGGCAAAAAACCTGGCAGTAACACCGGAGACAATCCGACGTGATCTTGACCATTTGGAACAGCAACGTTTGTTAAAGCGAGTGTACGGAGGAGCAATCCCTTTTCATTTGGCGAAACGTGAGCCGCACTTTGAAAAGAAACAGGCGATCCAACAGACGGCAAAAACGAAAATCGGGCAAATCGCGGCAGAACTTTTGTCTGACGGGGATACTATCGCGCTCGATGTCGGGACGACAACACTGGAATTGGCACGTGCGATAAAGGGCCTCAACCAATTAACGATTGTCACGAATTCGCTCCCCGCCGCTTCTTTACTAAACGAGCTGTTGGAAGCCAATCAATTCAACGGTCAGGTCATTATGCTGGGGGGGTTGACCCATCCGGCCCAAAAATCGGTTGCTGGGGCGTTTACCTGCGAGCTGCTCTCCCGCTTTCATTTTGATAAAGCTTTTATTTCCTGTGGAGGAATGACGGCTGATGGCTTCACCGATTATGACATGGAAGAAACGCTGTGCTCGACCATGATGGTACAGCGGTCGGAGCAAGTCTATGTATTAGGAGATACATCCAAGATTGATCAGACGCAATTTTTTCGTATTTGCGGCTGGCAGGATGTCAGCGCGGTTGTTTGTGACCAGCCGATGCCGGATGAATGGCTATCGTCTGGCATACAAACTACCTGGATAAGCGAACATCCGGGAAGGAGAGACTTCACATGCTGATCGACTATCATCTTCATCTGGAAGAAGGGCCTTTTTCATTGCGTTGGCTCGATCGTACCAATGCGGCCCTCGACCACTTTTATCCGCTTTCTGAACCTCGACATACCCGCGCCTGGCTGCTGGACAGTCTTGCGCGATTAAATAACCGGATGTCTTTGGGAGCATACGACCCGTCTTGGATCGATCTGTATTTGCGTGAAGCGTTAAACAAAGGCTTGAAGGAAGTGGGGATTGTCGATCATTTATACCGCTTTCGTGAAGCCCGTCCCTACTTTGAACGGTATATGGAGCTGGGTGACACCGATTTGGGGCGTTTGCAGCGAACGTGGCTTGATCAAGTATGCACCGAGAGCCTCAGTGACTTTTGTGTCGCCATTGAAGCAGCAAAGCAGCGTTGGTCGGCAAGCGGTGTGGAGTTGCGGCTGGGGATCGAAGCGGATTACTTTATCGGCGGGGAAGCAGAATTGGAAAGCTTGCTCGCAGGCGCTTCGTGGGATTATGTGATCGGTTCTGTTCATTTTTTACAAGGATGGGGCTTTGACAATCCCGAGACTTGCCATCTGTTTGAGCAGCACGACTTGAAACAGTTATACGGGGACTTTTTCCATACAGTTGAATCTATGATTAGGAGCAACTTGTTTGATTTTGTTGCTCATCTGGACAATCTGAAAGTGTTCTCCTATCGCCCAGAGGAATCGGAGCTTGTTCCCTATTACCACCGAATTGCAACTGCTTTGAAAGAAACGGATACAGCGACCGAAATCAATGCGGGCCTGTACTACCGCTATCCCGTTCAGGAAATGTGCCCGAGTCCTGCTTTCCTCGACGTTTTGGTCGCGCATGGTGTTCCATTGACACTCTCGTCCGACGCGCACTTTCCCGACGATATTGGGAGATACGTGGCGGAGAATCTGGAAGTCCTTCGTTCAAAAGAGGTAACGGAGATTGCTACTTTTTCCGGTCGTCAACGGATCATGAAGCCAATCTGCTATGCTTGACTGTGAAAAACAGCATGTCTTGAGCAAAATATGATTTGAGATGCAAAAAACCTTGGATTGCCAAGGTTTTTTTAGTTCTGTTTGCTTGACAGGGGGAAGACCACTGTAACAGGGTTTTTATGTTTTTTCTGGAAAGCGTAACCTTTTGTTCGTTTCTACGAATAAGTCAATGTACACAAATAGCAAGCAGCATCCAAGTAACCAATACAAAGGAGAGAACCTATGAGGAAAACAATTTCGCAAGCTGTATGTCTGATGGGAGCC
This genomic stretch from Brevibacillus brevis harbors:
- a CDS encoding histidinol phosphate phosphatase domain-containing protein: MLIDYHLHLEEGPFSLRWLDRTNAALDHFYPLSEPRHTRAWLLDSLARLNNRMSLGAYDPSWIDLYLREALNKGLKEVGIVDHLYRFREARPYFERYMELGDTDLGRLQRTWLDQVCTESLSDFCVAIEAAKQRWSASGVELRLGIEADYFIGGEAELESLLAGASWDYVIGSVHFLQGWGFDNPETCHLFEQHDLKQLYGDFFHTVESMIRSNLFDFVAHLDNLKVFSYRPEESELVPYYHRIATALKETDTATEINAGLYYRYPVQEMCPSPAFLDVLVAHGVPLTLSSDAHFPDDIGRYVAENLEVLRSKEVTEIATFSGRQRIMKPICYA